A single genomic interval of Takifugu flavidus isolate HTHZ2018 chromosome 19, ASM371156v2, whole genome shotgun sequence harbors:
- the si:dkey-12h9.6 gene encoding macoilin, whose protein sequence is MKKRHVDANRLRKMKKWKMTEKLSESAYTVLKFVMMWTLVLLADFILEFRLEYLWPCWLFFGSVYTTFHCHGLVICVVFVCAAFTLDIFCLIFVPLHWLFFVASTYVLFNYIWHSEKGVCISTVSLWLLLVYTEASLRLKDLKTSYTNLSHLFAAHCIGYPVVYLGLYATCYFTNIFKLRIQKAVQSDNDFHVHLLQHSLPPGLQVYSKSGSDGCSGSKWKMRSDSSEYQCQNGAAGAQEDGHTLDCLQIRCMDRALDKVTQGARSADPNRRPSSTRPVEVLPCGSGRAEASTENLPQDELGSKATRPAKSSSPKARRGSTNTPSPPAGRTEKKQRSSCKTAAPPCDVTERNAPPAQNHHAEQIKLEQELRRLKSELQTSRQSEQELRSHICNLTNSERSLRPEVSLLRQSNMLLQSKIVCLTKTKQKDKQSSAMLEKKTRAETEARLSLEKQLSELQAQKPEEAANAARSLTARQEHCESQMLRKRVKELETEYKQLQLECQVTESRVVELESEVEALGKYQRVEKEADMLLSTLSAMQEKAQHLECNLSAETRIKLDLFSALGDTRRQLEIAQDKVMKQDREIREMKQKIAEVMAVSPGVSYMAPRPPVPHYLTKLLNSERYMLTPRALMYQCLKK, encoded by the exons ATGAAGAAACGTCATGTGGACGCGAACAGGTTACggaaaatgaagaaatggaaGATGACGGAGAAGCTGTCTGAGAG CGCCTACACTGTCCTGAAGTTCGTGATGATGTGGACGTTGGTGCTGCTGGCTGATTTCATCCTTGAATTCAGATTAGAGTACCTGTGGCCGTGCTGGCTCTTCTTTGGAAGCGTTTACACCACTTTCCACTGCCACGGCCTG GTTATCTGTGTCGTTTTTGTCTGCGCTGCCTTCACCCTGGACAtcttttgtctcatttttgTTCCTTTACATTGGCTATTCTTTGTTGCCAGCACATATGTCTTATTTAACTACATATGGCACTCAG AGAAAGGTGTGTGTATATCCACGGTGTCTTTGTGGCTCCTGCTGGTCTACACGGAGGCGTCGCTTCGGCTCAAAGATCTGAAAACCTCTTACACCAACTTATCTCATCTGTTTGCTGCACACTG CATAGGATACCCGGTGGTTTATCTGGGCTTGTACGCCACCTGTTATTTCACCAACATCTTTAAGCTGCGGATACAGAAGGCGGTTCAGAGCGACAATGACTTCCACGTGCACCTCCTGCAGCACTCGCTCCCTCCAGGCCTGCAGGTTTACTCCAAGAGCGGCTCTGACGGCTGCAGCG GCTCAAAATGGAAAATGAGAAGCGATTCCAGCGAGTATCAGTGTCAGAACGGTGCTGCGGGGGCCCAGGAGGACGGGCACACTTTGGACTGTCTGCAGATCCGCTGcatggacagagcgctggacAAGGTGACGCAGGGGGCCCGGTCGGCTGACCCGAACCGGCGGCCGTCTTCCACCAGGCCTGTAGAGGTGCTTCCCTGTGGGTCCGGGAGGGCCGAAGCATCTACAGAAAATCTACCTCAGGACGAGCTTGGAAGCAAAGCCACGCGACCAGCAAAGAGCTCCTCGCCAAAGGCCCGGAGAGGCAGCACAAACACTCCGTCGCCCCCCGCAGGGAGGAcggagaagaagcagagatcCAGCTGCAAAACAGCCGCTCCTCCCTGTGATGTGACGGAGAGGAATGCCCCGCCGGCTCAGAATCACCACGCAGAACAGATCAA gctggagcaggagctgaggaggctgaAGTCTGAGCTCCAGACCAGCCGACAGAGCGAGCAGGAGCTGCGGAGTCACATCTGCAACCTGACCAACAGTGAGAGGAGCCTCAGACCAGAGGTGTCACTGCTCAGACAGTCCaacatgctgctgcagagcaa GATCGTCTGCCTGACTAAAACCAAGCAGAAGGACAAACAGAGCAGCGCCATGCTGGAGAAGAAGAccagagcagagacagaggcCAGACTCTCCCTGGAGAAACAGCTATCTGAGCTCCAGGCTCAGAAACCTGAGGAAGCAGCCAACGCAGCCCGGAGTCTAACCGCCAG GCAGGAGCACTGTGAGAGCCAAATGTTAAGGAAAAGAGTTAAAGAGCTAGAGACAGAGTACAAACAACTACAGCTGGAGTGTCAAGTGACAGAGAGTCGTGTGGTAGAGCTAGAGAGTGAAGTAGAG GCTCTGGGAAAGTACCAGCGTGTGGAGAAAGAGGCGGACATGCTGCTGTCCACCCTGTCAGCCATGCAGGAGAAAGCACAGCACCTGGAGTGCAATCTGAGTGCCGAGACCCGCATCAAACTGGACCTGTTCTCGGCGCTGGGAGACACCCGCAGACAGCTGGAAATCGCTCAAG ATAAAGTGATGAAGCAGGACCGGGAGATCAGGGAGATGAAGCAGAAGATCGCAGAGGTGATGGCCGTCAGCCCCGGCGTGTCCTACATGGCCCCCCGCCCACCGGTGCCGCATTATCTGACCAAGTTACTCAACTCTGAGCGCTACATGCTGACTCCGCGGGCTCTGATGTACCAGTGTCTGAAGAAGTGA
- the LOC130516543 gene encoding cysteine-rich venom protein Cau1-like, with amino-acid sequence MLALNFLCTLGLAALLTFSEDVAGDEAAANAQKWANTCSMSHSPDSSREISTSGCGENLYMSSQKNSWSDAIQFWYDEVKDWRYGVGSVNGGVVGHFTQVVWYRSNQVGCALAHCPNSKSKYFYVCHYCPPGNYQLAHPYKSGPPCGDCPHACQDKLCTNPCGYTDKYSNCPELKQQWGCSNSDVASWCPASCRCTNEIV; translated from the exons ATGTTGGCTCTAAACTTCCTGTGCACCCTCGGCCTCGCTGCTCTTCTCACCTTTTCGGAGGATGTTGCA GGTGACG AAGCTGCAGCCAATGCTCAGAAATGGGCAAACACCTGCTCCATGAGCCACAGCCCGGACAGCTCCAGAGAGATCAGCA CCAGCGGCTGCGGGGAGAACCTGTACATGTCCAGCCAGAAGAACAGCTGGAGCGACGCCATCCAGTTCTGGTACGATGAGGTGAAAGACTGGCGCTACGGCGTGGGGTCGGTGAACGGAGGCGTGGTCGGGCATTTCACGCAG GTTGTTTGGTACAGGTCCAACCAAGTGGGCTGTGCTTTGGCCCACTGTCCCAATTCTAAATCCAAATACTTCTACGTGTGTCACTACTGCCCACC AGGAAACTACCAGCTTGCCCATCCCTACAAATCAGGACCCCCCTGTGGTGACTGTCCTCATGCCTGTCAAGACAAACTGTGCA CCAACCCCTGTGGCTACACTGACAAGTACAGCAACTGCCCCGAGCTGAAGCAGCAGTGGggctgcagcaacagtgacGTCGCCTCCTGGTGTCCTGCCTCCTGCAGGTGCACCAATGAGATTGTTTAA
- the LOC130516161 gene encoding cysteine-rich venom protein-like isoform X1, producing MRFARFLCALAVCVLLQVPSTSAFFGVRKFKWPWESSEEDVGTGSSGGSSGGSSGGSSSTGGSAVTPAEENEIVAKHNALRRGVQPPASNMLKMSWNNEAAANAQAWVSKCTGTHSKDEDRKISTSGCGENWAGSSARESWSTIIQRWYDEVNDWKYGVGSINGRTVGHFTQVVWYKSFYVGCAMAYCPNHDYKYHYVCQYCPPGNYQFARPYNSGQTCASCSSACDNKLCTNPCRYNDKYSNCPSLTNQWGCQNDVASSCHASCKCTNNEIM from the exons ATGCGGTTCGCTCGCTTCCTCTGTGCGTTGGCCGTTtgtgttcttctgcaggtgcCGAGCACCTCAGCGTTCTTCGGCGTGA GGAAATTCAAGTGGCCCTGGGAATCTTCTGAGGAGGATGTGG GCACCGGCTCTTCGGGAGGCTCCTCGGGAGGCTCCTCGGGAGGCTCTTCATCCACCGGAGGTTCTGCCGTCACGCCCGCTGAGGAGAACGAGATAGTGGCCAAGCATAACGCACTGAGACGAGGCGTTCAGCCTCCTGCTTCCAACATGTTGAAAATG AGTTGGAACAATGAGGCTGCAGCCAACGCTCAGGCCTGGGTTAGCAAATGCACCGGGACTCACAGCAAAGACGAGGACAGGAAGATCAGCA CTAGCGGTTGTGGGGAAAACTGGGCCGGCTCCAGTGCGAGGGAAAGCTGGAGCACCATTATCCAGCGCTGGTATGATGAGGTGAACGACTGGAAATACGGAGTGGGTTCTATCAATGGAAGGACAGTTGGACACTTTACACAG GTTGTTTGGTACAAGTCCTTCTATGTCGGCTGTGCAATGGCCTACTGCCCCAATCACGACTATAAATATCACTATGTGTGCCAGTACTGCCCTCC AGGAAACTACCAATTCGCTCGTCCTTACAACTCAGGACAGACGTGTGCCAGCTGCAGCAGTGCCTGCGACAACAAGCTGTGCA CCAACCCCTGTCGCTACAATGACAAGTACAGCAACTGTCCCAGTCTGACGAATCAATGGGGCTGCCAAAATGACGTTGCCTCCTCCTGTCACGCCTCCTGCAAGTGCACCAACAATGAGATCATGTGA
- the LOC130516161 gene encoding cysteine-rich venom protein-like isoform X2, whose protein sequence is MRFARFLCALAVCVLLQVPSTSAFFGVSTGSSGGSSGGSSGGSSSTGGSAVTPAEENEIVAKHNALRRGVQPPASNMLKMSWNNEAAANAQAWVSKCTGTHSKDEDRKISTSGCGENWAGSSARESWSTIIQRWYDEVNDWKYGVGSINGRTVGHFTQVVWYKSFYVGCAMAYCPNHDYKYHYVCQYCPPGNYQFARPYNSGQTCASCSSACDNKLCTNPCRYNDKYSNCPSLTNQWGCQNDVASSCHASCKCTNNEIM, encoded by the exons ATGCGGTTCGCTCGCTTCCTCTGTGCGTTGGCCGTTtgtgttcttctgcaggtgcCGAGCACCTCAGCGTTCTTCGGCGTGA GCACCGGCTCTTCGGGAGGCTCCTCGGGAGGCTCCTCGGGAGGCTCTTCATCCACCGGAGGTTCTGCCGTCACGCCCGCTGAGGAGAACGAGATAGTGGCCAAGCATAACGCACTGAGACGAGGCGTTCAGCCTCCTGCTTCCAACATGTTGAAAATG AGTTGGAACAATGAGGCTGCAGCCAACGCTCAGGCCTGGGTTAGCAAATGCACCGGGACTCACAGCAAAGACGAGGACAGGAAGATCAGCA CTAGCGGTTGTGGGGAAAACTGGGCCGGCTCCAGTGCGAGGGAAAGCTGGAGCACCATTATCCAGCGCTGGTATGATGAGGTGAACGACTGGAAATACGGAGTGGGTTCTATCAATGGAAGGACAGTTGGACACTTTACACAG GTTGTTTGGTACAAGTCCTTCTATGTCGGCTGTGCAATGGCCTACTGCCCCAATCACGACTATAAATATCACTATGTGTGCCAGTACTGCCCTCC AGGAAACTACCAATTCGCTCGTCCTTACAACTCAGGACAGACGTGTGCCAGCTGCAGCAGTGCCTGCGACAACAAGCTGTGCA CCAACCCCTGTCGCTACAATGACAAGTACAGCAACTGTCCCAGTCTGACGAATCAATGGGGCTGCCAAAATGACGTTGCCTCCTCCTGTCACGCCTCCTGCAAGTGCACCAACAATGAGATCATGTGA